A DNA window from Daucus carota subsp. sativus chromosome 3, DH1 v3.0, whole genome shotgun sequence contains the following coding sequences:
- the LOC108214991 gene encoding long-chain-alcohol oxidase FAO2: protein MEERRDGGVNMSHVLLRGGTRKIYSHGLSLSQIRTLASITEAFVPNDLCPHSVSTSKVPAPQSPVSHEIAETMKTRLLPEAMMLVKLSLMLLSTRLGSLLLCGFVCLDWNWPFIHKFSELSLKKREEVLFKWSSGTNKVMPLRLVFALFKAYCCYTAFSWTDENSRNQACETIGYHVDNEEIPTKSQKERPLENGIIETKDCNDISFKKSLIQKGLEVTEDETAFQIKCDVVIVGSGCGGAVAAAHLASSGQKVVVLEKGNYFVAQDYSQIEGPSNNELFEGGGMLGSDNGRVMIKAGSTVGGGTAVNWSATLRTPDDVLKEWSEEKKLPFFGSSQYQEAMDAVSKRLGVTYGCPNEGFSNSVIRKGCEKLGLKVERIPRNSPEDHYCGLCSFGCKKGDKRGADTTWLVDAVQKEAVILTGVKAEKFILGDKQTKKRCFGVVANAVSNNITKKLQIEARVTVSSCGALSTPPLMISSGLKNKNIGRNLHLHPVIFAWGHFPEQSSSIQGKSYTGGILTTLHKVESENSNGGSVVEAATMGPATYAALFPWTSGNDMKNNMEKYTRTAVLFSLVRDQSSGEVKSEGRVSYDINKHDEENLKHGLRRVLSIMIEAGAVEVGTFRNDGQRMKCGGIKREDVEEFLDGVAAVGGPKSNEDHWTVYASAHQMGSCKMGSSEEAGAVDENGESWEAKGLFVIDGSILPSAVGVNPMLTIYSTAYCISKKLAESLKKGNF, encoded by the exons ATGGAAGAAAGAAGAGATGGTGGTGTTAATATGTCACATGTTTTGTTAAGAGGAGGAACGAGAAAGATTTATAGCCATGGATTGTCTTTGTCGCAAATCCGAACATTGGCTTCGATCACTGAAGCTTTTGTTCCGAATGATTTGTGTCCTCATTCTGTCTCCACTTCTAAAGTTCCGGCTCCTCAATCCCCCGTCTCGCATGAG ATTGCTGAGACAATGAAGACGAGGCTGTTACCAGAAGcaatgatgctggtgaagctaaGCTTGATGTTGCTTTCGACAAGATTAGGATCGTTGTTACTATGCGGATTCGTGTGTTTGGATTGGAATTGGCCATTCATACACAAGTTCTCAGAATTATCATTGAAGAAAAGAGAGGAGGTTCTCTTCAAATGGTCATCTGGAACTAATAAAGTGATGCCATTGAGATTGGTGTTTGCCTTGTTTAAGGCCTATTGCTGCTACACGGCCTTCTCTTGG ACTGATGAAAATTCTAGAAATCAAGCATGTGAAACAATTGGGTATCATGTAGACAATGAGGAAATACCAACCAAATCCCAGAAGGAGAGGCCTCTTGAAAATGGTATCATAGAAACTAAGGATTGTAATGACATAAGTTTCAAGAAGTCTCTTATCCAAAAAGGCCTAGAAGTGACAGAAGACGAGACAGCGTTTCAGATCAAATGTGATGTTGTCATTGTTGGTTCTGGTTGTGGAGGCGCAGTTGCAGCGGCTCATCTTGCAAGTTCTGGCCAAAAAGTAGTTGTTCTTGAGAAAGGCAACTATTTTGTGGCTCAAGACTATTCTCAAATTGAAGGGCCATCAAATAACGAGTTATTTGAAGGGGGAGGCATGTTAGGATCAGATAATGGGAGAGTTATGATCAAAGCAGGATCAACTGTTGGAGGGGGGACAGCTGTGAATTGGAGTGCAACACTTAGAACACCAGATGATGTGCTTAAGGAGTGGTCCGAGGAGAAGAAGCTTCCGTTTTTTGGCAGCTCTCAGTATCAAGAAGCAATGGATGCGGTGAGTAAGAGACTTGGTGTGACATATGGTTGTCCAAATGAGGGGTTCTCCAATTCAGTGATACGGAAAGGGTGTGAAAAACTTGGGTTGAAAGTTGAGCGGATTCCTAGGAATTCACCGGAAGATCATTATTGTGGTTTGTGTTCTTTTGGTTGTAAGAAAGGTGACAAGAGAGGGGCTGATACTACGTGGCTTGTTGATGCTGTTCAAAAGGAGGCAGTTATTTTAACAGGGGTAAAAGCCGAGAAATTTATATTGGGGGATAAGCAGACTAAAAAGAGATGCTTTGGAGTTGTGGCCAATGCTGTGAGCAACAATATAACCAAGAAGCTGCAAATTGAGGCTCGTGTTACTGTTTCTTCTTGTGGTGCTCTTTCGACACCACCACTGATGATTTCGAGTGGACTAAAGAACAAAAACATTGGTAGAAATCTTCATCTGCATCCTGTTATATTTGCATGGGGTCATTTTCCAGAGCAAAGTTCTAGTATTCAAGGCAAGAGTTACACAGGAGGGATTCTTACTACACTTCACAAGGTGGAGTCCGAGAACTCCAACGGTGGATCTGTGGTTGAAGCCGCTACAATGGGACCTGCCACATATGCGGCATTGTTTCCTTGGACTTCAGGGAACGACATGAAGAATAACATGGAAAAATACACAAGAACAGCCGTATTATTCAGTTTAGTTAGAGATCAAAGTTCAGGGGAAGTGAAATCAGAAGGCAGAGTTTCGTATGATATTAATAAGCACGACGAAGAAAATCTTAAACACGGCCTAAGACGAGTCTTGAGTATCATGATTGAAGCAGGAGCTGTTGAAGTAGGCACTTTTCGCAATGATGGACAAAGAATGAAATGTGGAGGGATCAAGAGAGAAGATGTGGAGGAGTTCTTGGATGGCGTGGCAGCAGTTGGAGGGCCAAAGTCGAATGAGGATCATTGGACTGTGTATGCATCTGCACATCAGATGGGGAGTTGCAAAATGGGTTCTAGCGAGGAAGCTGGCGCAGTTGATGAGAATGGGGAGAGTTGGGAAGCAAAGGGCTTATTCGTTATTGATGGAAGTATATTGCCAAGTGCAGTTGGAGTCAATCCTATGCTTACTATCTATTCAACTGCTTATTGCATCTCGAAGAAGCTAGCAGAGTCGTTAAAGAAAGGAAACTTTTAG